In Metopolophium dirhodum isolate CAU chromosome 5, ASM1992520v1, whole genome shotgun sequence, the sequence AAATTAGCCACTTGAAATTAATCGCAATGATCTTTTGTTGTCCGTTAAGTTTGTTGATTCTGTAAGAATTgtcttattcattattatatccGATTCAGTTATTAGATACtttatatgtaaaaacatacGTCAGGATCAACAAACTTTCTTTTATCAAGcacaattttaatactattaatttgtaaaatgtataggtaaatattaattacatacaCAGATgagtaaaagaaaaaacatttattcCATATAGCATTTATAAAATCGATATTCGATGAATTTATATTCGTTGTCTTATAAgctaataagtaaaatatgtttgttcAAACCATTTAGAACGAGCATTTTATAGTGCCGGCTATGActgatagttataatatttaacattatgttatacctaataaagtaataaatatggaactaatttatttaaagaaaacaaataaaaaaatcatttttcctAATCTAAGATATTCACATATCATTTTCTGAGATATGAACACTTGagctcaatataatattaaatatgagtatggtttttcatttatactttgataaaaaaaataaaaccattatttgaatacaaaacaaaataacaatttttcttatCAGTATTTCATCacttatgattattttacatttaaaattgtaaacattaaaatagtaaatttaacaaCTCGTAAATGTTAGAAATGTACCgaacaaaattgaaatattaaactaattctTTTCTTTCAATAACTAACAAAAAATACCATCAAATCACAAAAACAAtgtacttaacaaaaaaaaatattgtttaaaaatagttattaaaaataaaatacttgttaCTGAAAATAATACAGATTTGAGATTATGtttaagttcataataattaacctTAGGACTAAATACCACAAAAATGTTATGAACATACTCTTTTTAAACAATACCatgattaaatcaaattaataaaatatactatgcaGTCAATAGCCATATTATGAGCTTGGTTGTTTTGTACTTCTTTTCCAATCGTCATGCAGTGATTTCATGTCATTAAGTGCCTCCGTAATACGAACGGCAAATCTATTTGAATCCTATAAAACAGCACAAAGAGATTAAAGACAaaactaaaagttaaaaattaaatgaacataCAGTGTGAGGAGAACTTTTTTTGCTCGAGATGTGGAAGAAAACCAGATTTTCACCAGCTATTATGTAGCTAACACCATATCCATCATTGGCTACAGGGCCAAATCCACCACCAGCAGAAATGCAATTAGGAAATTTCCTCAAGTCAAACTGAGTAGTCTGTCCATGTGGTGTTTGTGAAGTTGACAACCTCCATGGTTCACTCAATACTTTctaaaaatgagaaaaatattataaattaatttaaatattaatagacttcacaatttattaaatttagacaTTCAATATTCACTGAAGacataactacaaaattatgtttgtgCTCTAAACACAACAACAAAAATTGTCACAAGACTATATAAGGTTAACAGGTCTATTTAACAAATTGCCATTACAAACGTTGCTATATTTGTCAAATAGTACCGTTACACCTtatatgtgcatattatatataaacaaagaACAATATTTTCACCAAAAATTGTACAATGATTTTAAGTTTTAGTTACGTTTAAGAAAGGGGATTCGACTTCCAAATACTTAGAAACCACATATAGACAAAACAAATGTCTGTCAATTCCTTTTCCACACATTGCATCTTGATAACCTCTTTGATGAGTTGCACATGCTTCTCTCAATAGAGTAATACGTTTGTTcgtctataaataaattagaaatttgAATGTTCAAATGTAGGAATTTAATTGATGTATGTCAACAGACAACAACTAACATCAACATTTGGATCCAACATCGATTTCACCCAAGTTGAAGATTCTAGAGTACAGGGTCTTACAGTTTCAGTTCTACCTTCCCTGTACAATCTGGTCATTGATGCTTCATACGTTAGACTAAACTTACCAGCGTCctataaacataaaatcaaattgttttgttggattttttgttaatataaattaatttagtattattatgttatcaaaaagtaattataaattactctaTAATATGCCAGTTGGAGTGCCATCTGAATAAAAGCATCTGGACTGACTTTAGCAGTTTTCATGAACCCCTTGCCATAATCACTGAATGCCAAAATACGCAGATCAATATCTTTTACTAAGGCTAATGAGACCtaaaatagcaataaaataataatacacagttTTTTAACTCCCCaaacaaaatgtgtaaaaatgttACTTGAGTTGATTTTTCAATAGCTTCTAACACTGGTTCCAAATTCCATTGAAGCCTTATAGGTTTTGGAGGTTCCAATTCAGGAGCACCTTTTGTGTGTCCATTTTCTTGATATCTTTATGTTTGAgaaaattaatactattaattgattttatcaatacaatagtataattatattcattgtggtaaatattataaagtatgtactgtgtaaaatattttacacacgtGGTGTTTAATTTTGTCAGAATGCAATGATGTACCTATGATATTTAACCATAATccgttattattttcatatattttcaaaaataaaggaACCCAtccattttcaaattataaactaagtataacatttattaacttAGAAAACtgtgtgattattattattatttttgttttttgtattgacttgataCTAATTTATATgatgattaatgaataattattatgaatcgtgatagtcaataataatttataattattaatagctgAATATACtcagatgaaaataattattaaatattaaaatattacaaccacattattaataattttgatataataattatgtaattggATGGCTTCCTACAAAATGAGTTATGTGTGCATAAATTAGAAAAAGGTAAtggattaatttatttattgtatggaTTATTACCCCACAACTAGATCGCCGCATAGAAAATGTTCCCATAAATGACCCATAACCGGTGCATCTGCCCTGTCATCAATGAAAACAATAAccaagtaataaaattaatagaagcTGCCTTATCTAGTGCTTGTCTTAATCACAATACTTAGATAAattgatgaaattattaatatgatagttcaattataatgttttgaatttgtagttatgataaaataattatgatgacATGCGTTTTTAATTTACCATGACAAAgaatgtattattgttgtttctTCAAAGAAGTACCATgtccttaaaaataattatgcaaaTATTCCCAGCaagcaaaattataaatatatcatacaaaaaaatttaggCTTTATTACAGTGAAACTGTGACCTATTAAGTTACCCAGATTTTTTTGCTTCATCAAAAATGATGAACTCCCAAAGATGAGACATAACCGCGGCATCAGCCCTGTAACAACGCTTGTTAAATGcaaattcaaaacaatatttgaaattttaattaaacattaaacgtTTAATTCAAACATTTACAAAACGTGATACAAACATACACAACATTTCAATTactgttcaaataataatattatgaaacactCACCACGAATGCTCAGCATTGAACCCAACCtaaaaaagatatttaaataattaatttgtttaaaaactcgtaacattattatttatttatcatgcaatatatttatgaataaacaTTACTCTTCCGTTTGATCCAATACATAAAGTAAATGATTTATCAAACCAACGGTCATATCCTTTGCCAGTCATTAAAATTCTTCCAAATTCGTCCAACTTTTTAGAATtttcctaaattaaaaataatatattttaatactagaTAAACATGAGTAAACcgtaagtaaaataataagcctcttctaatttaaaaagatacaataatattatattctatatcacCTCAatgcaaaaaattaataaaacatcattaacatattttttctttttctttttctccCTCTATATTATTACTTGACCAATGACCAAGTTACATTGTTTTAGTACTAGCCTCtaattgtcattatattattattgtataactataataaataaccaaaaccatattgtataacttatcattgttattaatgtACTGTTTAAATTGGGCTAACGcccgttattatatattaaataaataaataaattagtcactTAATATTAACTACTTACAGGGTCATACTCATATGGAACCTCATCTAATGTAACCACAAAAGCAGCTTTCTCAATAGCATCTAAGCTTTGTCTATTTATgcccttaaaaaaatattgagtgcgCGTATTTGCCCAATGTGTTCGATCAGCAGCAGTCAAAGCAGCTACTTTTTCTTCTCCAGCATATGGTTTCTCTGTGTTATCAAGAATTGATTGTATTtgtctaaattattaaatatatatatatgaatattttttttagaatatcactattaaatttttaaaaaaatatttactcttCAATTTCACAAGGATGAAGTATACGATTTTGACTATAGATAATCACTTTGAAATATCGTCCAGCATGATACACTACAATGTGTCTACTATCGTTGTAGTGAACAATTTTATCACTCACAGCACCAGGAACACGTGTTGTATTGAATATCCTTTCATATTGCCATGAACACAGAGGAACCAATCCTTGAACTCTTATCTACatagtataaatattgataagtatattatattgtactatattttttatttttatttatataaaacatttatattttatttattaatatttttaacaggtaatttttttaataccggTTCTAGTTCTTGACGTTCAATCAGTCTTCTATACTGCAAACACTGCCAAATTATCATGGCAGCGCGAGCAGCTTGAATAGATGTTGAATGTAACATTATAGCATCAGTaccataaaaatttgaattaactattaaaggtGTTCGACTTCTTAAATACACATATTCTTCCCACCAATCTGATACATAATTACTCGACCACctattaaaatcaatagttcatcatttatatttattttttgtaattggtcaacattttatcataggtataaatataacacTTAATGACAGATTAATTTTCACCATAATAACGAGAAAACCTACTgcactaaataataatcataacaccaataaaataatatttatatttttttaaatgcaataatttCTAGGAACTGAGTAAGAAGAATagcatttcaaataaattttactatttataaaaaactagaaataacttttatgattattattcattagtcattaatttattttaactaaaagaATATTTGTACATAGTATTAACAGTTAATGTAGTGTTTCTTAAAAGTGAcacatttatagaataaattcTGAAAACCAATGTTCAGGGAATAAAAGTGAATTAAATTTCtcataaaatgttatctataaataactaaacacaagtaaaaatttaaaaaggtacTTTTCTGATTTTgtagtattttaaaaactataaaatgtaagcAAAcctaattttaacaaaattcttgAACATATTTAGGTTAACTCAACTACATTCACTCTTTTAGAAAACAATGATGTATCATAGCTTttgaattataatgaataatatgacaCTAACTAGCACTGAGCTTAACATGCATAGACAAATACTCATCATTCACCActcatttgtattttgatttaacccacttttataaaattttaatggtaTCAAATAAAATTGAGGTCATTTTTAAGAACTTTCATAAtggttataaaacaattattatataattatataattatataatgatctaactaataaaatgtataccttaaagataaaaaaattcagTAAATCATAATTagaattaggtaataataaaatattatttaaatcactcataacattttaagataaataaatataaaaaaataccatgATTTCAACCACAGATATCGCTGAAGCTTGACTGCTATACCATCTTCGAATTCATTTGCTAGCTTTATCATACTTTCAAATTCTGAATCGTTCATTAATGGACGGACACTTTTTAAAtactgtaataaaatacaatattaaaaataataactaaagaattaaatatgttattacataatattagttatttaaaataattactcttTTCATAGTTTGATTAACTGGAGGCAATGGAAGTTTTGGTAATGAACCTTGATAGCTGTAAAGTAATGGTTTACTTTTTGAAGAAAGTAATTTTACACCTAAGCCCCAAAGTTTGGTTTGTAAAGACACTTTATGTCCTCCTCTGCTTTCATACATCCAACCTGAATAAGCAAAtaagtgaataatatattaatatataatatgtctcaAATTATGATTTCAAATAATTACCTTTATACATTAACATGATCTTAAATGTGTACCTTACTatgtaaatcaatattaaccaaaaagttaaagataaaataaaacaagataCTATTTGCCATATATAAGATGTCCTaaaaataagaaacataatGATTACAAATTCTATTCAATTAtagaatacaaattacaattcaCTTACCCaggtaaatattgtaatatgatgtctgtatatttaataaaagtattattggCATAACGGAGAGCAAGCACAATACCCATCATAGCCCAAAGACTTTGCAATGGAGCTGGAAAAACTCCATTGCGTACATTgttctaaaatttttaaaaacaatttcaagattaaaaacaattttaattttaaaacgtaatttagAATATCtttgttacaaatattaaaatattatacataccttaAACCTGGCTAAACGCTTTTTCCAAGAACGAATTCCAGATGCCCAGACTAAATGGAGCACTTCACGATCAAAATTAACATCCCAACCTTCATGGGtgattgaaaatgaaaatgcaACTGCCGAATGAGCTTCAgccatgataattaaaaatctaaaaaggaaatttaaaaatgttgaggtATTATAAAAAgcacaaatgtacaattattatatttttcatatttcctactataattatataatattcaaatcaatCAAGAATTTATCCATCCACAAAAATGTATTAggcactaaatagtaaatatggtATATACTTCATTAAGCTACATTATTGTCacattttactgtttaatgaaattaactataattagatgtatataaaaaaaattcatctttcaacaataaaaacaagGTAAACAACTCAAACCAGATGAACCAAACTTGAATTTGGTTTAGCTTGCCTACTACGCTAGCCTTGTAGTTTTATCaaggttttttctgtttacagtttatttaagtatactatGTACAATCATTTTACTTCctcgaaaatgaaaataaaaaaatactttcaaaattgtaaaccaACATATTTGTTAGGGATTTAGTTAATAATTCTAcacttgttttatattaaaatatattattcaatacctaATAGAATTAActctaatatattgtataagaataaaacattgcttataatattaatatttaatacatttactttttttaagattttttacttcaacaatattttatttttacataagaagTTGCATAATTCACcaatatagtattatctactatattatgcaATGCATAATTTATTCTTTATCAATTGAagaatataatgaaaattacattttatttttgattacttaggtacctaaaagCAATGAGTCtactacttatttaataaatgtattaaataatatataatatatacagtagaaCCTCAATTATCTGAACCTCCGTTATACAAACCTTCTATTATCCGAACTAAATTTAGCGTACTCGGACGTTATCTGAAGTTTCACAAAAATTTGCTATAGAAAAGCACTTTGCAGCTAGTTGTCAAATGAAAATCGATAATTTagtcaaaaaaatatcatagacatatttttaataatgtttaatataataatacatatgtaatacataataatcaataatatgtatataattgtatgtttaaaaaaaaaaattgtatttttaaacaatttccaGTATTTGAACTTTTGCGTATCCGGACTAGGTGCAGTCCTAATTAGTTCGGATAATTGAggtgtatattaaaatagtattcatAGTTTCTCgcaaagaaaacaatttaagttttaaatgcataactttaattttaattttaagctgtTACTGAATCAATTTAAAGAATAAGTACCtaagaaaaaatacttaaaatgtacctacttcttaaaaatatgtttaataaccAGGATAATAACTAAACACACTGTTTATTCTTTTTCTGTGCATTATTGCCAATAAACTATTCCGAGGATATTTAACACAATGGTTTGAATGAAGCAAAATTTAACTGACCTTTGCAAGCtacctatttgtattaaattattatataaagctCGCTTATCTtagttgtttataattttactataaagtATTCTCTTTAAGCGACAATCtaattatgtatagtaatagGAATAATGTAGTGAAAATCtacatggaaaaaattaaaaccttgtTGAAGATAAATTGGTCAACTAGAATACCAAATAgtgacatttaaaattataaataattcaagatAATTAGAAAACAAACCTAAGTTAATGAGTAAtctataaaaactgaaaacagtagagcataatattatattaccataaaaTAGGTCACCTGAATGTTATGTGTTTTATGACAaactgaattttaaattattaacaaccaACGACTAGATTTAATGCTATGCAAATTAATTTGGTTTAGGAAAAACAATTGgcctaatatacatattataattatgtcatATGAATTATGcttgcattttaattaaattatacaaattaattgatgataatttaaataaaatatggtgaCATTGATGtcctaaaatagtaaataaaattaaaaataattaatttaattggtctacacaaaatgtattttaaaacatgtaattttataatattttacttatatactgtatacaaatacctatctttttttttttattaaatataaataaatatacgagtATCTACCTATAAGTTTTAGATCAAATGAATGCCAAGCAcggtgaaaataatatgtgggtaaagaaataaatttgttcaaaaccaaaaaatgtatacgatttaaatataaatacaataataaagaaataaaaaagaaataaaaaagtaaattaaacaataaatgtaaTTCTTACGATTTTTCTGAATCAAATAGATGTGCAACAATTACTAataagcattattatttatactcgcctgcttaataacttaattaagaATTAGACCGTTTAAGCATTAGTCCAGTCATTTAATTCGAACATTTTgggtttgttataatattgagaCACGCGCAAGGTTCTAAGGTTTCAAATTGAGATATTAGTGAAATATTGTGCGAAAAATAATTACCCCGAAACGTATTCACAGCACGTCAGGAGGTTCAATCGCTCGACGCAACAGTGTTTAGATCACCATTGAAACGTATTTTGGTTTGTTTGTTTTCTTCTGTCTGTCTCTCTTTTAAATAGAGAACGAAAAACGAACGAAAAAGTGAAAGTAAAgacaacagtaataataatattagtaaatccCAGTCGAGCGGACGTCAACCAGGGACGTCAAGACAACGACGACGAACAGAAGCGTCTGAACTACTGAATAACGCGATAGCGAATTCCGAATAGTGAAATAATTATCGACGTCGGCTGACTGATAATCGTCTGATTGTTCTGGTCTcgaaacaataatacataataatagacttacccgaaaaataaaaaaaacgaaagaTAGCAGTTATCACATTATCACATATCAGCACAGTtatagatagtactatctttaatcgtgcaTATCAGTAGTTCTCCAAATCACGGTGTATATGCATAGACCGAGGACCGAGTATCAATACACAGACCTAATGAACTAATGGACATTCCACTCCGCCCTGCCCTCGATGCACGGGAATCATAatataagagaaagaaagaagagagaaaagagagaaaAAACATAAAAGGGGAAATCATAAACGTGTAATACTGTATTCCcccccacgttctcttttctcttttactctatatcgtacccctgacctctctctctctctctctctctctctctttctaagcgctgtccattgGTTTAAAGGTCTATgtgtatatgcataatatatttcataataatatactctgcggtgatactataaatattgttctACGGTGAATTATACTACTATTGCcactacagaatataatataaatttataccatggtttatacaatacattatccATGATCGTTGGGACTTGAGGCGTAGAACAATCATGGTTGGTGCAATTATTCGGTATTCCAATGATATTTGTGGCGCACTAGCGTTATCTGTGTGAAAAGGCACAACTTCCatttccatacatttttttatgccgcactgttttaaatataatatattattatatgatatttcacaataatattataatattatgtttttttaattatcatttatcagtatTCAGTAAAGACTGTaggattttataaattataatacactaattaaaacaattgtttttgttagtattaatattattacaaaaaaaacatataaaaatagtcttaaattattaatacatattatataagtacacggTACTATAATAACAGTTTGATAGATCGtcaaaatttcatttaaattttaattcatttaatgCATTGGTCATTAGGGCTACGTTGCCCGATCTATCTATCAGTACACCCTACCTATATGACGTTTTCCtcttttccaatttttttctttgtaagaGGCACATATATGGGTATACTCATCTTTGGAAGTTGTCTGACACGAGTGACAcactaatttgtattaataatttaaaatgtattcgcCGCAATGCTGCCGAGTGGGTGGATGTCACGTCCCCTCCAATACTACAATCCAATGGTTTACCCCTAAATCAGGGGCGTCAGTACTCATTTAAATGAGTAAGGGTAAACTTACCCTACCTATTCATACATATACAATTTTGACCCGcctcataatatagtataataaatttataatattataatattgatccggtattttaaaaattgtgttataGAAACGGTTTTTCTATAGGTAGTTAGGTACTATTGAATATTGATCATGGCGAAGACTGAAgaccattttaaaataagaagaGAATATCGACTTCCCCAATAAAAAGGGAAGTAACTTAATTTCATTTTATAGCTCAATCGgaagtatactatataataaacctatttatttaatatacatagtacctattcaataatcagaaataggttataggtatgaTAATTAATTGTCATTTG encodes:
- the LOC132945871 gene encoding carnitine O-palmitoyltransferase 1, liver isoform isoform X2; translation: MAEAHSAVAFSFSITHEGWDVNFDREVLHLVWASGIRSWKKRLARFKNNVRNGVFPAPLQSLWAMMGIVLALRYANNTFIKYTDIILQYLPGTSYIWQIVSCFILSLTFWLILIYIVRYTFKIMLMYKGWMYESRGGHKVSLQTKLWGLGVKLLSSKSKPLLYSYQGSLPKLPLPPVNQTMKRYLKSVRPLMNDSEFESMIKLANEFEDGIAVKLQRYLWLKSWWSSNYVSDWWEEYVYLRSRTPLIVNSNFYGTDAIMLHSTSIQAARAAMIIWQCLQYRRLIERQELEPIRVQGLVPLCSWQYERIFNTTRVPGAVSDKIVHYNDSRHIVVYHAGRYFKVIIYSQNRILHPCEIEEQIQSILDNTEKPYAGEEKVAALTAADRTHWANTRTQYFFKGINRQSLDAIEKAAFVVTLDEVPYEYDPENSKKLDEFGRILMTGKGYDRWFDKSFTLCIGSNGRVGFNAEHSWADAAVMSHLWEFIIFDEAKKSGYQENGHTKGAPELEPPKPIRLQWNLEPVLEAIEKSTQVSLALVKDIDLRILAFSDYGKGFMKTAKVSPDAFIQMALQLAYYRDAGKFSLTYEASMTRLYREGRTETVRPCTLESSTWVKSMLDPNVDTNKRITLLREACATHQRGYQDAMCGKGIDRHLFCLYVVSKYLEVESPFLNKVLSEPWRLSTSQTPHGQTTQFDLRKFPNCISAGGGFGPVANDGYGVSYIIAGENLVFFHISSKKSSPHTDSNRFAVRITEALNDMKSLHDDWKRSTKQPSS
- the LOC132945871 gene encoding carnitine O-palmitoyltransferase 1, liver isoform isoform X3, with the translated sequence MAEAHSAVAFSFSITHEGWDVNFDREVLHLVWASGIRSWKKRLARFKNNVRNGVFPAPLQSLWAMMGIVLALRYANNTFIKYTDIILQYLPGTSYIWQIVSCFILSLTFWLILIYIVRYTFKIMLMYKGWMYESRGGHKVSLQTKLWGLGVKLLSSKSKPLLYSYQGSLPKLPLPPVNQTMKRYLKSVRPLMNDSEFESMIKLANEFEDGIAVKLQRYLWLKSWWSSNYVSDWWEEYVYLRSRTPLIVNSNFYGTDAIMLHSTSIQAARAAMIIWQCLQYRRLIERQELEPIRVQGLVPLCSWQYERIFNTTRVPGAVSDKIVHYNDSRHIVVYHAGRYFKVIIYSQNRILHPCEIEEQIQSILDNTEKPYAGEEKVAALTAADRTHWANTRTQYFFKGINRQSLDAIEKAAFVVTLDEVPYEYDPENSKKLDEFGRILMTGKGYDRWFDKSFTLCIGSNGRVGFNAEHSWADAPVMGHLWEHFLCGDLVVGYQENGHTKGAPELEPPKPIRLQWNLEPVLEAIEKSTQVSLALVKDIDLRILAFSDYGKGFMKTAKVSPDAFIQMALQLAYYRDAGKFSLTYEASMTRLYREGRTETVRPCTLESSTWVKSMLDPNVDTNKRITLLREACATHQRGYQDAMCGKGIDRHLFCLYVVSKYLEVESPFLNKVLSEPWRLSTSQTPHGQTTQFDLRKFPNCISAGGGFGPVANDGYGVSYIIAGENLVFFHISSKKSSPHTDSNRFAVRITEALNDMKSLHDDWKRSTKQPSS
- the LOC132945871 gene encoding carnitine O-palmitoyltransferase 1, liver isoform isoform X1, with product MAEAHSAVAFSFSITHEGWDVNFDREVLHLVWASGIRSWKKRLARFKNNVRNGVFPAPLQSLWAMMGIVLALRYANNTFIKYTDIILQYLPGTSYIWQIVSCFILSLTFWLILIYIVRYTFKIMLMYKGWMYESRGGHKVSLQTKLWGLGVKLLSSKSKPLLYSYQGSLPKLPLPPVNQTMKRYLKSVRPLMNDSEFESMIKLANEFEDGIAVKLQRYLWLKSWWSSNYVSDWWEEYVYLRSRTPLIVNSNFYGTDAIMLHSTSIQAARAAMIIWQCLQYRRLIERQELEPIRVQGLVPLCSWQYERIFNTTRVPGAVSDKIVHYNDSRHIVVYHAGRYFKVIIYSQNRILHPCEIEEQIQSILDNTEKPYAGEEKVAALTAADRTHWANTRTQYFFKGINRQSLDAIEKAAFVVTLDEVPYEYDPENSKKLDEFGRILMTGKGYDRWFDKSFTLCIGSNGRVGFNAEHSWADAAVMSHLWEFIIFDEAKKSGADAPVMGHLWEHFLCGDLVVGYQENGHTKGAPELEPPKPIRLQWNLEPVLEAIEKSTQVSLALVKDIDLRILAFSDYGKGFMKTAKVSPDAFIQMALQLAYYRDAGKFSLTYEASMTRLYREGRTETVRPCTLESSTWVKSMLDPNVDTNKRITLLREACATHQRGYQDAMCGKGIDRHLFCLYVVSKYLEVESPFLNKVLSEPWRLSTSQTPHGQTTQFDLRKFPNCISAGGGFGPVANDGYGVSYIIAGENLVFFHISSKKSSPHTDSNRFAVRITEALNDMKSLHDDWKRSTKQPSS